A single region of the Anabaena sphaerica FACHB-251 genome encodes:
- a CDS encoding serine/threonine protein kinase, whose product MLEFDVNHGDETSNSQNHYPDFSKVGYQVIQELGRNSEGGRIAYLANDINSQQKVVIKEFCFAITTADWSGVKAYEREIELLQRLNHPRIPHYIDSFEKPGFFYLVQEYKKAPSLGFRRCFHPEEIKQIALSILKILVYLQQQSPPIIHRDIKPENILVDQKLQAYLVDFGLAKTQDEKTDLSTLVAGTPGFIPPEEEFGYPLTAASDLYSLGATLICLLTNTRAADIGKLIDDHYRVNFHKLLPHISPGFRSWLKKMVEPNRKQRYANAAEALAALKLIRVMGSGTIIDNFWIAINQRKNMAILGLGAMGILLGLGTSLIISQPGDPVNSNAQLQPNIADNLPKVHFK is encoded by the coding sequence ATGCTAGAGTTTGATGTCAATCATGGAGATGAAACGAGTAATTCTCAGAATCATTATCCAGATTTTTCCAAAGTTGGCTATCAAGTAATTCAAGAATTAGGACGAAACTCAGAAGGAGGACGTATTGCTTACTTAGCTAATGACATCAACTCTCAGCAAAAGGTAGTAATTAAAGAATTTTGTTTTGCGATTACAACTGCTGACTGGTCTGGTGTGAAAGCTTATGAACGGGAAATTGAACTTTTACAAAGATTGAATCATCCCCGCATCCCTCATTATATAGATTCTTTTGAAAAACCAGGATTTTTCTATCTAGTCCAGGAATATAAAAAAGCGCCATCTCTAGGTTTTAGACGCTGCTTTCATCCTGAAGAAATTAAACAAATTGCTTTATCAATTCTAAAAATTTTGGTTTATCTACAACAGCAATCTCCTCCGATTATTCATCGAGATATTAAACCAGAAAATATTTTAGTAGATCAGAAATTACAGGCTTATTTAGTTGATTTTGGTTTAGCAAAAACACAGGATGAAAAAACAGATTTGAGTACATTAGTTGCTGGTACACCTGGGTTTATCCCACCAGAAGAAGAATTTGGATATCCTTTAACAGCAGCTTCAGATTTATATAGTTTAGGTGCTACATTAATTTGCTTACTTACTAATACTCGTGCTGCGGATATTGGTAAATTAATTGATGATCACTATCGGGTTAATTTTCATAAATTGCTTCCTCATATCAGTCCGGGTTTTCGGTCATGGTTAAAGAAAATGGTAGAACCTAACCGCAAACAACGCTATGCAAACGCCGCTGAAGCTTTAGCAGCATTAAAGCTAATTCGGGTCATGGGTTCTGGTACAATCATAGATAATTTCTGGATAGCAATAAACCAGAGAAAGAACATGGCTATACTAGGTTTAGGTGCTATGGGAATATTATTGGGCTTGGGGACAAGTTTGATAATTTCTCAACCGGGTGATCCTGTTAATTCTAATGCTCAATTACAACCAAATATTGCAGATAATCTTCCTAAAGTGCATTTTAAATAA
- the uvrA gene encoding excinuclease ABC subunit UvrA, protein MPDQPATSLNGRLPYPQNSQNTIRIRGARQHNLKNIDLELPRDQLIVFTGVSGSGKSSLAFDTIFAEGQRRYVESLSAYARQFLGQLDKPDVEAIEGLSPAISIDQKSTSHNPRSTVGTVTEIYDYLRLLYGRAGEPHCPHCDRSIAPQTIDEMCDRILALPDRTRFQILAPVVRGKKGTHRKLLSSLAAQGFVRIRVNGEVRELSDSIELDKNITHTIELVIDRLVKKDDIQERLVDSLTTCLKQSNGIALIDVLNSTLDKASLERSDSKYITTGEENQGISAQESPSEMVFSENFACPEHGAVMEELSPRLFSFNSPYGACSHCHGIGTLKRFSPELVVPNADSPMYAAIAPWSEKENSYYLELLYSLGQTYGFELQTQWGKLTPEQQQIVLYGEDKRTAEGQKTQSFKGVIPILQRQYEGGTELVKQKLEEYLIDQPCEVCGGKRLKPEALAVKLGQYGILDLTGVSIRECRERVENLKLTPRQVQIADLVLREVKARLQFLLDVGLDYLTLDRPAMTLSGGEAQRIRLATQIGSGLTGVLYVLDEPSIGLHQRDNGRLLKTLTKLRDLGNTLIVVEHDEETIRAANHIVDIGPGAGIHGGHIIAQGNIEDLLKAEASLTGAYLSGRRVINTPAKRREGNGRTLTIRNAHRNNLQNIDVEIPLGKLVAVTGVSGSGKSTLINELLYPALQHHLLKRVPFPKEIEEIKGLNCVDKAIVIDQSPIGRTPRSNPATYTGVFDIIRDVFSQTIEAKTRGYKPGQFSFNVKGGRCEACSGQGVNVIEMNFLPDVYVQCEVCKGARYNRETLQVKYKDKSISDVLNMTVEEALAFCENIPKAVTRLQTLVDVGLGYVQLGQPATTLSGGEAQRVKLATELSRRATGKTLYLIDEPTTGLSFYDVHKLLDVLQRLVDKGNSILVIEHNLDVIRCSDWVIDLGPEGGDKGGEIIVAGTPEEVAKNQRSYTGEYLKQVLKQYPAVV, encoded by the coding sequence ATGCCAGATCAACCAGCAACATCTTTAAACGGTCGTCTTCCCTACCCCCAGAACAGCCAGAATACTATTCGCATTCGGGGCGCTAGGCAGCATAATCTGAAAAATATTGATTTGGAATTACCCCGCGACCAGTTAATTGTGTTTACTGGTGTTTCTGGTTCGGGTAAGTCTTCTTTGGCGTTTGATACCATCTTTGCGGAAGGTCAACGGCGTTATGTGGAATCTCTGAGCGCCTACGCTCGGCAATTTCTGGGACAGTTGGATAAACCAGATGTGGAAGCAATCGAAGGTTTAAGTCCAGCGATTTCCATTGACCAAAAATCAACTTCCCATAATCCCCGTTCTACTGTAGGGACGGTGACAGAAATTTATGATTATCTGCGGTTGCTATATGGCCGCGCTGGTGAACCCCATTGTCCTCACTGCGATCGCTCTATCGCACCCCAAACCATTGACGAGATGTGCGATCGCATCCTGGCACTTCCCGACCGTACCCGTTTCCAAATTCTCGCACCTGTGGTTCGGGGCAAAAAGGGAACTCACCGCAAATTACTTTCCAGTTTAGCAGCGCAAGGATTTGTCAGAATCAGGGTAAATGGAGAGGTGCGAGAACTGTCTGATTCTATCGAATTGGATAAAAATATTACACATACTATAGAACTGGTTATTGACAGGCTAGTTAAGAAAGACGATATTCAGGAGCGTTTAGTCGATTCTCTGACTACGTGCCTTAAGCAATCTAACGGAATCGCACTAATTGATGTATTAAATAGCACATTAGATAAGGCATCGCTGGAGCGGTCTGATAGTAAGTATATAACAACTGGGGAAGAAAATCAAGGTATTTCCGCACAAGAATCACCATCAGAAATGGTGTTTTCAGAAAACTTTGCTTGTCCAGAACATGGTGCGGTAATGGAAGAATTATCACCGCGTTTGTTTTCTTTTAATTCTCCTTATGGTGCTTGTTCTCACTGTCATGGAATTGGAACTTTAAAAAGATTTTCCCCGGAGTTAGTAGTACCTAACGCCGATTCGCCTATGTATGCAGCGATCGCACCGTGGTCAGAAAAGGAAAATTCTTATTATTTGGAGTTGCTGTATAGTTTGGGACAGACTTATGGGTTTGAATTACAGACCCAGTGGGGGAAGTTGACACCAGAACAGCAGCAAATTGTTTTATATGGGGAAGACAAACGAACCGCAGAGGGGCAGAAGACGCAGAGTTTTAAGGGTGTGATTCCGATTTTGCAACGGCAATATGAGGGAGGAACGGAGTTAGTTAAACAGAAGTTGGAAGAATATTTGATAGACCAACCTTGTGAGGTTTGTGGAGGTAAAAGATTAAAGCCGGAAGCTTTAGCTGTGAAGTTGGGACAATATGGAATTTTAGATTTAACCGGCGTTTCCATTCGAGAATGTCGGGAAAGAGTTGAAAATTTAAAGTTGACTCCTCGACAAGTGCAAATTGCTGATTTGGTGTTGAGGGAAGTTAAAGCCAGATTGCAATTTTTATTAGATGTGGGTTTAGATTATCTGACGTTAGATCGTCCGGCAATGACTTTATCAGGTGGGGAAGCTCAACGCATTAGATTAGCTACTCAAATCGGTTCGGGTTTAACAGGAGTTCTTTACGTTTTGGATGAACCAAGTATAGGTTTGCATCAAAGAGATAACGGACGTTTGTTGAAAACTTTAACCAAATTACGCGACTTAGGAAATACGTTAATAGTCGTTGAACATGACGAAGAAACCATCCGCGCAGCGAATCATATAGTTGATATTGGTCCAGGTGCAGGTATTCATGGGGGACATATTATTGCTCAGGGAAATATAGAGGACTTATTAAAGGCTGAAGCTTCATTAACAGGTGCTTACCTATCAGGAAGACGAGTAATTAATACCCCAGCAAAAAGAAGAGAAGGAAATGGCAGAACTTTAACCATTAGAAATGCCCATCGTAACAACTTACAAAATATAGATGTAGAAATTCCTTTAGGTAAACTTGTTGCTGTCACCGGCGTTTCTGGTTCAGGAAAATCTACCTTAATTAATGAGTTACTTTATCCAGCCTTACAACATCATCTTTTAAAAAGAGTTCCTTTTCCAAAAGAGATTGAGGAAATTAAAGGTTTAAACTGTGTTGATAAAGCCATTGTCATCGACCAATCACCCATAGGCAGAACTCCCCGTTCCAACCCCGCAACTTACACCGGCGTTTTCGATATTATTCGTGATGTGTTTTCCCAAACCATCGAAGCCAAAACCAGAGGTTACAAACCGGGACAATTTTCATTCAACGTCAAAGGTGGCAGATGTGAAGCTTGTAGCGGACAGGGTGTGAATGTCATTGAAATGAACTTTTTACCTGACGTTTATGTACAGTGTGAAGTTTGTAAAGGTGCGAGATACAACCGAGAAACTTTACAAGTTAAATATAAGGATAAATCAATTTCTGACGTTCTCAACATGACCGTTGAGGAAGCATTAGCATTTTGTGAAAACATTCCCAAAGCAGTCACCAGATTACAAACATTAGTAGATGTAGGTTTAGGTTATGTACAGTTAGGACAACCAGCCACAACCTTATCTGGTGGAGAAGCGCAACGGGTGAAATTAGCAACAGAATTATCTCGACGTGCGACAGGGAAAACTTTGTATTTAATTGATGAACCAACCACAGGATTGTCTTTTTACGATGTGCATAAATTGTTGGATGTTTTGCAAAGATTGGTAGATAAAGGAAATTCGATTTTAGTCATTGAACATAACTTAGATGTCATTCGTTGTTCGGATTGGGTAATAGATTTAGGACCAGAAGGAGGAGACAAAGGAGGAGAAATTATTGTTGCGGGAACACCAGAAGAAGTAGCAAAAAATCAACGTTCTTATACTGGGGAATATTTAAAGCAGGTGTTGAAACAATATCCGGCAGTTGTTTAA
- the vapC gene encoding type II toxin-antitoxin system tRNA(fMet)-specific endonuclease VapC, producing the protein MIYLLDTNTCIGYINRRNTSIYQRITSLSPEEVVICDIIKFELYYGAYNSSRTKENLATLQKFFADFVSLPFDGKAAAICGDLRSQLKNQGTPIGGYDLQIGAIALANNLILVTHNTREFSRIPELKLEDWEGV; encoded by the coding sequence ATGATTTATCTGTTAGATACAAATACTTGTATTGGTTATATTAACCGTCGCAATACCTCGATCTATCAGCGTATTACTTCTTTATCTCCAGAAGAAGTAGTTATTTGTGATATTATAAAATTTGAGCTTTATTATGGGGCATATAATAGTTCTCGTACAAAAGAAAACCTAGCAACTCTACAAAAATTTTTTGCAGATTTTGTCAGTTTACCTTTTGATGGTAAAGCTGCTGCTATATGTGGAGATCTCCGCTCTCAACTCAAAAATCAGGGAACACCCATAGGAGGTTATGATTTACAAATTGGTGCGATCGCTTTAGCTAATAATTTGATATTAGTCACCCACAATACCAGGGAGTTTTCGCGTATTCCTGAATTAAAATTAGAAGACTGGGAAGGTGTCTGA